One part of the Numenius arquata chromosome 24, bNumArq3.hap1.1, whole genome shotgun sequence genome encodes these proteins:
- the PNPLA1 gene encoding omega-hydroxyceramide transacylase, whose amino-acid sequence MAEEDLRGSSTPFSLSFSGSGFLALYQVGVVQSLLELAPELLKSACKVYGSSAGSLIAAAVVCGIGLDDLKEFFFAMAKEVRKTILGPLSPKCSLLANIKTVLQRMLPEDSYQLASGRLHISLTRVMDGQNVMASEFSSKEELIQALLCSCFLPIYCGFIPPSYRGVRYVDGGFTGLQPVSSLEEAVITVSPFTGELDICPRDCPAIFFCFQIFNGSIQISIENLCRISYALFPPSTMVLNDIFSQGYQDTALFLYRNSAVFLNNKYK is encoded by the exons ATGGCTGAGGAAGATCTCCGGGGTTCTAGCACCCCGTTCTCACTCTCCTTTTCGGGCAGTGGCTTTCTTGCCCTCTACCAGGTCGGGGTGGTGCAGTCCCTCCTGGAACTGGCTCCCGAACTCCTCAAATCCGCCTGCAAGGTCTACGGCTCCTCCGCCGGCTCCCTCATCGCTGCCGCCGTGGTCTGCGGCATCGGCCTGG ATGACCTAAAGGAGTTTTTCTTTGCCatggcaaaggaggtcaggaaaaCCATCCTGGGCCCTCTCTCCCCCAAGTGCAGCTTGCTGGCCAACATCAAGACCGTTCTGCAGCGGATGCTGCCAGAGGACTCCTACCAGCTGGCGTCGGGGCGGCTGCACATCTCGCTCACGCGGGTGATGGACGGCCAAAACGTCATGGCCTCTGAGTTCAGCTCCAAGGAGGAGCTCATTCAG gctctcctctgcagctgctttcTCCCCATCTACTGCGGATTCATCCCTCCGTCCTACCGAGGTGTG CGATACGTGGATGGAGGATTCACCGGCCTGCAGCCTGTTTCCAGCCTGGAGGAAGCCGTGATCACCGTGTCCCCATTCACGGGAGAGCTTGATATCTGCCCACGGGACTGTCCCGCTATCTTCTTCTGCTTCCAGATCTTCAATGGCAGCATCCAGATCTCGATAGAAAACCTCTGCAGGATCAGCTATGCTCTCTTTCCCCCTAGCACCATG GTCCTGAATGACATTTTCTCCCAAGGGTACCAGGACACTGCCCTTTTCCTGTACAGGAACA